Proteins encoded together in one Temnothorax longispinosus isolate EJ_2023e chromosome 5, Tlon_JGU_v1, whole genome shotgun sequence window:
- the Scpx gene encoding sterol carrier protein 2 — protein MVYKPKVYVIGVGMTKFEKPGRREDFDYPQMAKEAVTKALQDAQVPYKSVKAVCVGYVYGDSTCGQRAVYEVGLSGCPIYNVNNNCSTGSTALYLGKQIVESGNADCVLALGFEKMERGSLMSKYMDRTNPMDKHVELMADIAGLSEGPITAQLFGNAGIEHMKKYGTKPEHFAKIAYKNHLHSTNNPYSQFQEKYTFQQIMSSPKVFGPLTKLQCCPTSDGAAAVVLANEEFVRKHRLESQAVEILAMEMSTDLSTTFNTKSCMNIVGYDMTRNAAEKLFSSINYRPSDVDVVELHDCFSINELITYEALGLCPPGYGGKMVDAGDNTYGGKYVVNPSGGLISKGHPLGATGLAQCAELTWQLRGEAGKRQVQDAKLALQHNIGLGGAVIVALYRLGFPRQGVIRKNVNVAADSSMFQADVLFKTLAIAMEEDDENLIEKMRGVYGFKVINGPGGAEGFWVVNAKTGKGKVEYNSKIKPDVTFTISDTDIVDFISGKLNPQKAFFQGKVKIQGNMGLAMKLPDLQKRAAKKIELLRSRL, from the exons ATGGTTTACAAGCCAAAAGTGTACGTGATCGGCGTCGGGATGACCAAGTTCGAGAAGCCCGGTCGCAGGGAGGACTTTGATTATCCGCAAATGGCGAAGGAAGCGGTGACCAAGGCCCTGCAGGATGCGCAGGTACCCTACAAGAGCGTGAAGGCCGTCTGCGTTGGATACGTGTACGGTGACTCGACCTGCGGCCAAAGGGCGGTCTACGAGGTCGGCCTCAGCGGCTGTCCCATTTACAATGTCAACAACAACTGCTCCACCGGCTCCACCGCTCTCTATCTTGGCAAGCAGATCGTCGAGAGCGGCAACGCGGATTGCGTCCTGGCGCTTGGCTTCGAAAAGATGGAGCGTGGCTCTCTGATGTCAAAGTATATGGATCGCACAAATCCTATGGATAAACATGTCGAGCTCATGGCGGATATCGCAG GCCTTTCCGAGGGTCCCATCACCGCCCAACTCTTCGGCAATGCCGGGATCGAGCATATGAAGAAATACGGCACGAAGCCCGAGCACTTTGCAAAGATCGCGTATAAGAACCATCTGCATTCCACGAACAATCCATATTCTCAATTCCAAGAGAAATACACCTTCCAGCAAATAATGAGTTCTCCCAAGGTATTTGGACCGTTGACCAAGCTCCAGTGTTGTCCCACTTCCGACGGGGCGGCAGCTGTCGTTCTAGCTAATGAGGAGTTCGTTCGTAAGCATCGCTTGGAATCGCAGGCCGTTGAAATCCTGGCTATGGAAATGTCCACTGACCTGTCCACGACATTTAACACTAAATCGTGCATGAATATTGTTGG ATATGACATGACGAGAAACGCAGCCGAGAAACTCTTTTCATCGATTAACTACAGGCCAAGCGACGTGGACGTGGTGGAGCTGCACGACTGCTTCTCCATAAATGAGTTGATCACTTATGAAGCCTTGGGATTGTGTCCTCCCGGTTACGGTGGCAAGATGGTGGACGCCGGAGACAATACCTACGGCGGCAAGTATGTCGTAAACCCGAGCGGCGGTTTGATTTCGAAGGGACATCCTCTGGGCGCTACAGGATTAGCGCAGTGCGCTGAGCTTACTTGGCAACTTCGCGGTGAGGCCGGCAAGAGGCAAGTGCAGGACGCGAAATTGGCGCTTCAGCACAACATAGGTCTGGGCGGTGCGGTTATCGTGGCTCTCTATCGCTTGGGCTTTCCGAGACAAGGGGTGATCAGGAAAAACGTGAATGTTGCCGCTGATTCGAGCATGTTCCAAGCGGACGTGCTGTTTAAAACGCTGGCAATCGCGATGGAGGAAGACGATGAGAATTTGATTGAGAAAATGCGCGGGGTTTACGGATTTAAAGTCATAAACGGTCCCGGAGGCGCCGAAGGATTTTGGGTTGTAAACGCAAAAACGGGCAAAGGCAAAGTCGAGTATAACAGCAAAATCAAACCCGACGTAACATTCACGATCAGCGACACCGACATCGTCGATTTTATTTCTGGAAAATTAAATCCGCAAAAGGCTTTCTTCCAAGGGAAGGTCAAGATTCAAGGGAACATGGGGCTTGCTATGAAATTGCCTGATTTGCAGAAACGCGCTGCCAAAAAGATCGAGCTGCTTCGCTCAAGATTGTAA